One genomic window of Paeniglutamicibacter sp. Y32M11 includes the following:
- the pnuC gene encoding nicotinamide riboside transporter PnuC, which produces MDFLRWLIEAFNSYITVGSSALLVREVVGNVFGLASALGGIRRKVWAWPVGIIGNALLLTVFLGSIFGNDQTANLLGQAGRQIMFIAVSFYGWRRWKATQQSGGSAVTPRWATTTERLSLAGILIVGTVALTPLFGALGSYAPVWADAWTFVGSLLATYGMAKGLVEFWLIWVLVDIVGVPLLFSAGYYASAFMYLFYGCFTLVGFFIWWKAKNGSKPSIETEMPDPTVKVSN; this is translated from the coding sequence ATGGATTTTCTGCGGTGGCTCATTGAAGCTTTCAACTCTTACATCACGGTAGGCAGCAGCGCGCTGCTGGTACGTGAAGTGGTCGGCAACGTCTTTGGACTTGCCTCCGCCCTTGGCGGTATTCGTCGCAAGGTCTGGGCATGGCCCGTTGGCATCATCGGCAATGCCCTGCTGCTCACGGTTTTCCTCGGCAGTATCTTCGGCAACGACCAAACCGCCAATCTGCTCGGCCAAGCAGGCCGGCAAATCATGTTCATAGCGGTGTCTTTCTATGGATGGCGCCGCTGGAAAGCTACCCAGCAATCCGGCGGAAGCGCCGTGACCCCACGCTGGGCCACGACCACCGAACGGCTGAGCCTGGCCGGCATCTTGATTGTCGGCACCGTCGCGCTCACCCCGCTCTTTGGTGCCCTCGGCTCCTACGCGCCGGTCTGGGCGGATGCCTGGACCTTTGTGGGTTCGCTGCTGGCCACCTACGGCATGGCCAAGGGGCTCGTCGAATTTTGGCTGATTTGGGTGCTCGTCGACATCGTCGGGGTGCCCCTGCTCTTTAGCGCCGGATACTACGCTAGCGCCTTTATGTATCTGTTCTATGGATGCTTTACCCTGGTCGGATTCTTTATCTGGTGGAAAGCAAAAAACGGTTCGAAGCCAAGCATCGAAACCGAAATGCCTGATCCCACGGTGAAGGTAAGCAACTGA
- the ribD gene encoding bifunctional diaminohydroxyphosphoribosylaminopyrimidine deaminase/5-amino-6-(5-phosphoribosylamino)uracil reductase RibD, with the protein MQTTRETAAMRLSLELARRGIRGANPLVGAVIVDAAGAILSTGYHRGAGTAHAEADALTRLGNIDAVAARSATMLVTLEPCNHTGRTGPCSQAIIDSGIGNVIYAVADDGEAASGGGEALRAAGVNVSHGLLEAEATELNHRWFAARAAGRPFTTLHLAQTLDGRIAAADGTSQWITSPTSLLHAHEVRSRVGAIVVGTGTVKADNPRLNARDENGAPFASQPRRIVMGHSEVPANAALRGDGNWEQVSSHDPLTVLKTISARGIDHVLIEGGASIATAFLAADLVDEVFLYQAPIFLGAGRGSVGELGIGTLDAALRFRLDAVDGDAVRVIGTDILTHLEPLPASTGIS; encoded by the coding sequence ATGCAAACAACTCGCGAAACAGCCGCCATGCGTCTGTCCTTAGAACTGGCACGCCGCGGCATCCGCGGAGCCAATCCCTTGGTGGGTGCGGTCATCGTGGATGCCGCCGGGGCCATTCTGTCCACCGGATACCACCGGGGAGCTGGCACCGCCCATGCCGAGGCCGACGCGTTGACTAGGCTCGGAAACATCGATGCCGTTGCCGCACGCTCGGCGACCATGTTGGTCACCTTGGAACCGTGTAACCACACCGGCCGGACCGGTCCCTGCTCGCAGGCCATCATCGATTCGGGTATCGGCAACGTCATTTACGCAGTAGCTGATGACGGTGAAGCCGCGTCCGGGGGAGGTGAAGCGCTGCGCGCGGCGGGAGTGAACGTGTCCCATGGACTGCTGGAGGCCGAAGCCACCGAGCTGAACCACCGTTGGTTTGCCGCCCGTGCGGCGGGGCGTCCCTTCACTACCTTGCATCTGGCCCAAACCCTTGACGGGCGGATCGCCGCTGCGGATGGAACCAGCCAATGGATCACTTCCCCGACGTCATTGCTCCATGCTCACGAGGTACGTTCGCGTGTCGGTGCGATCGTGGTGGGTACCGGAACCGTGAAGGCCGATAACCCTCGGCTTAACGCCCGGGATGAGAACGGTGCACCCTTCGCCTCTCAGCCTCGTCGCATCGTGATGGGACACAGCGAAGTTCCAGCCAACGCCGCATTGCGGGGTGATGGAAACTGGGAACAGGTTTCGTCCCACGATCCACTCACGGTCCTCAAAACGATCAGCGCCCGCGGCATCGATCACGTGCTCATCGAGGGCGGGGCCTCCATTGCCACGGCCTTCCTCGCCGCAGATCTTGTTGACGAGGTATTCCTCTATCAGGCTCCCATCTTCCTCGGTGCAGGCCGCGGATCCGTGGGAGAGCTAGGGATCGGTACCTTGGACGCGGCTCTGCGCTTCCGCCTGGATGCCGTCGACGGGGACGCAGTGCGCGTCATCGGTACGGACATTCTCACTCACCTTGAACCACTTCCGGCCTCCACCGGAATTTCCTAA
- a CDS encoding riboflavin synthase yields MFTGIISGMGRIEGIEATPETDSVVLRISAPEHTENLELGGSIAVNGVCLTATSITGDILSLDVMGETLRHTTIGELALGEGINLERCVKAGGRLDGHVVQGHVDGVGHLLEHESLGDWDRFRFAIPFELARYVAKKGSIAIDGISLTVTEVSAATEKTQWFEVGIIPTTLRETTLGQRIPGSSVNLEVDVMAKYAERLASFGTSESSAS; encoded by the coding sequence ATGTTTACCGGAATTATCAGCGGCATGGGCCGTATCGAAGGCATTGAGGCCACACCGGAAACGGACTCGGTGGTGCTGCGCATCAGCGCCCCAGAACACACTGAGAACCTCGAACTTGGCGGTTCTATCGCCGTGAACGGCGTCTGCCTCACGGCCACCAGCATCACCGGAGACATCCTGTCCCTCGACGTCATGGGTGAAACTCTGCGTCACACCACCATCGGCGAACTCGCCCTGGGTGAGGGCATCAACCTCGAACGTTGCGTTAAAGCCGGCGGGCGGCTCGACGGACACGTGGTTCAGGGGCACGTTGATGGGGTTGGTCACCTGCTCGAGCACGAATCACTCGGCGACTGGGACCGTTTCCGTTTTGCGATTCCATTCGAATTGGCACGATACGTGGCGAAGAAGGGATCCATTGCGATCGACGGGATTTCCCTGACGGTCACCGAAGTTTCCGCAGCAACCGAAAAGACGCAGTGGTTTGAGGTCGGCATCATTCCGACCACGCTGCGCGAAACGACCTTGGGCCAACGCATTCCCGGTTCATCGGTCAACCTTGAGGTGGACGTCATGGCGAAGTACGCCGAGCGTCTAGCATCCTTTGGCACCAGCGAAAGTAGCGCATCATGA
- the ribB gene encoding 3,4-dihydroxy-2-butanone-4-phosphate synthase: MNNEPIRLDSIDAAISAMAAGQAVVVVDDADRENEGDIIFAAELATPELMGWTIRHSSGVVCTPMTGDRADAMGLPPMVENNQDAKGTAYTVSCDAAHGVSTGISAADRALTSRILADPASGPDLITRPGHIFPLRAVDGGVLVRRGHTEASVDLCVAAGLEPVGVIAELVHDDGSMMRLPALREFADLWNIPLISIEDLAAWRAASDAEPVVGTSSAAVQGGPEVRLPTPYGEFSVRAWRERNSGTEHLSLSAPGPDGAMPAVPLVRVHSECLTGDVFGSYRCDCGEQLAAGLEAINEFGGVLIYLRGHEGRGIGLANKIRAYALQDGGANTVAANEQLGLPVDARTYDGAAAILHAMAIETIRLITNNPLKEEWLDQAGITVAERVPTRVAARPENLEYLRTKQELLHHTLQLPTNETITNPGAQS, encoded by the coding sequence ATGAATAACGAGCCCATCCGCTTAGACTCCATCGACGCTGCCATCAGCGCCATGGCAGCCGGCCAGGCCGTCGTGGTTGTTGATGATGCCGACCGTGAAAACGAAGGCGACATCATCTTTGCAGCGGAATTGGCCACTCCAGAACTCATGGGATGGACCATCCGACACTCCTCCGGCGTGGTGTGCACCCCGATGACGGGGGACCGGGCAGATGCCATGGGTCTTCCCCCCATGGTGGAGAACAACCAGGACGCCAAGGGCACCGCTTACACGGTGTCCTGCGACGCCGCCCACGGTGTGAGCACCGGAATTAGCGCAGCTGACCGCGCCCTGACCTCCCGGATCTTGGCCGACCCGGCTTCGGGTCCGGACCTCATCACCCGTCCCGGACACATCTTCCCGCTACGCGCGGTCGACGGCGGGGTGCTGGTGCGCCGGGGTCACACCGAAGCCTCGGTGGACCTCTGTGTCGCAGCAGGCCTGGAACCCGTGGGTGTCATTGCCGAGCTCGTCCACGACGACGGCTCGATGATGCGCCTGCCGGCCTTGCGTGAATTCGCCGATCTGTGGAATATCCCGCTGATCAGCATCGAGGACCTGGCCGCCTGGCGTGCAGCCTCGGATGCCGAACCGGTGGTGGGCACCAGCTCCGCCGCGGTGCAGGGGGGACCGGAGGTTCGGTTGCCTACCCCGTACGGCGAGTTCAGCGTCCGTGCTTGGCGCGAGCGTAATAGCGGAACCGAACACCTTTCGCTCAGTGCACCAGGTCCCGACGGTGCCATGCCGGCCGTGCCGCTGGTGCGGGTGCACTCCGAATGCCTTACCGGAGACGTTTTCGGCTCATACCGCTGTGACTGCGGTGAACAACTGGCAGCCGGCCTAGAAGCCATCAACGAATTTGGTGGTGTGCTGATCTACCTGCGCGGCCATGAGGGTCGAGGCATCGGCCTGGCCAACAAGATTCGTGCCTATGCCCTGCAAGATGGTGGCGCCAATACCGTTGCCGCCAACGAGCAGCTGGGTCTGCCGGTTGATGCGCGCACCTACGACGGTGCAGCCGCCATCCTCCACGCCATGGCAATCGAGACGATCCGGTTGATCACCAACAACCCGTTGAAGGAAGAATGGCTGGATCAGGCGGGCATCACCGTCGCTGAACGTGTCCCCACGCGGGTTGCCGCGCGGCCGGAAAACCTCGAGTACCTTCGCACCAAGCAAGAGCTGTTGCATCACACATTGCAGTTGCCAACAAATGAGACCATTACCAATCCAGGAGCACAATCATGA
- the ribH gene encoding 6,7-dimethyl-8-ribityllumazine synthase, with protein sequence MSGHGAPIVGANELAVAGKTGLRAVIVAASWHTEIMNGLVDGALRAAADAGIATPEVIRVPGTFELPVAAARLAHAYDTVIALGVVIRGGTPHFDFVCQGATMGLTDVSVRTGVPVGFGVLTCDNEEQAIARAGLEGSVEDKGYEAMSAGLQTAVALARR encoded by the coding sequence ATGAGCGGACACGGAGCACCGATCGTCGGAGCCAACGAACTAGCTGTAGCAGGCAAAACCGGTCTACGGGCAGTGATCGTCGCCGCCAGCTGGCACACGGAAATTATGAACGGACTCGTTGACGGAGCGCTACGGGCCGCAGCCGACGCCGGGATTGCCACCCCCGAGGTCATCCGCGTTCCCGGAACCTTTGAGCTACCGGTCGCCGCGGCGCGTCTGGCGCATGCCTATGACACCGTCATCGCTCTGGGCGTGGTCATCCGCGGTGGTACCCCGCACTTCGACTTCGTCTGCCAGGGAGCGACCATGGGACTGACCGATGTTTCCGTGCGCACCGGTGTTCCTGTCGGATTCGGCGTATTGACCTGTGACAACGAAGAACAAGCAATTGCTCGTGCGGGTCTCGAAGGCTCCGTTGAGGATAAGGGCTATGAGGCAATGAGCGCCGGTCTGCAGACCGCTGTTGCGCTGGCTCGCCGCTAG
- a CDS encoding dihydrofolate reductase family protein → MGKVVMYGSMSVDGFIADEIDQPGPLFDWLTSGDIPLDESGVLKVAQSSYDYTRAYWDQIGVTIVGRHVFDMTDGWDGVPPSGVEHVVVVTHRPRPAGWDPEAPFHFVDGIEAAVSMAQKLAGERIVEIAAGEVGGQILAAGLVDEVRMDVAPVVFGSGKRYFGSVHAQHLLDDPDVVIQGNRVLHLRYRVRR, encoded by the coding sequence GTGGGCAAGGTGGTCATGTACGGTTCGATGTCGGTAGACGGCTTCATCGCGGACGAGATCGACCAACCCGGACCGCTGTTCGACTGGTTGACCAGCGGAGATATCCCGTTGGACGAGAGCGGCGTGCTGAAGGTGGCGCAGAGCTCCTACGATTACACACGGGCGTACTGGGACCAGATCGGGGTGACCATCGTCGGCCGCCACGTCTTCGATATGACGGACGGCTGGGACGGGGTTCCGCCGAGCGGGGTTGAGCACGTCGTTGTCGTGACACACCGGCCTAGACCGGCGGGCTGGGACCCCGAAGCGCCGTTTCACTTCGTCGACGGGATTGAAGCAGCCGTGAGCATGGCGCAGAAACTCGCGGGGGAGCGCATCGTTGAGATCGCCGCTGGCGAGGTTGGTGGCCAGATACTTGCCGCTGGCCTGGTCGACGAGGTGCGTATGGATGTCGCTCCCGTCGTGTTCGGATCCGGCAAGCGCTACTTCGGGTCGGTCCACGCACAGCACCTCTTAGATGATCCCGATGTGGTGATTCAGGGCAACCGGGTGCTTCACCTGCGCTATCGGGTGCGTCGTTGA
- a CDS encoding GNAT family N-acetyltransferase, producing MFKSRQLNEEVHLRLLRPHDSAMLAAAYVRNREYLSPWEPVRPEEYYTESWQAEDIVRRLKMTESGEGYPLGLFAGDTLVGRFNLAGIVRGPFQSAGLGYWVDGKYAGRGLASAAVRLIVETARVDLGLHRLEASTLLHNIGSQRVLLKAGFEHIGVAPRYLHIAGKWQDHNLYQVLLHDEDSSEVLGN from the coding sequence GTGTTTAAATCTCGCCAGCTTAATGAAGAAGTTCACCTGCGCTTGCTGCGTCCACATGATTCCGCAATGCTTGCCGCCGCGTACGTTCGCAATCGTGAGTATCTTTCGCCCTGGGAGCCGGTACGCCCCGAGGAGTACTACACCGAGAGCTGGCAGGCGGAAGACATCGTCAGGCGGCTTAAGATGACCGAATCCGGAGAAGGCTACCCACTGGGATTGTTTGCGGGGGACACTCTCGTGGGTCGTTTTAATCTGGCCGGCATCGTGCGTGGACCATTCCAAAGCGCGGGTCTGGGCTACTGGGTGGATGGTAAATACGCCGGCCGCGGACTGGCATCAGCCGCGGTCCGTCTGATCGTTGAGACGGCCCGTGTAGACCTCGGGTTACATCGCCTGGAAGCGAGTACTCTGCTGCACAATATTGGTTCCCAGCGAGTGTTGCTCAAGGCCGGATTCGAACACATTGGGGTGGCTCCACGTTACCTACATATCGCCGGTAAATGGCAGGACCATAATCTCTACCAGGTATTGCTGCACGATGAGGACTCATCAGAGGTATTAGGCAACTAG
- a CDS encoding MFS transporter encodes MHDPPAVAEQTSSTLPRSFTFLLATSAAEGFGDVLARTLLPILAVTVLGFGTGFVGVLNSIGLAAFLLLGMPIGMFIERRQNRRHVMGTASLTRCLALLGLTLAYYQGWLSGAVLISVAVVLGLADVSFTTAQSTIIPRIAPDNRLKTAYSRLTIVNQSASTVAAATGSLMLGLLGVPGMMWASVCSYAGSLLFQRGIRIDREHPARGPSNRAKGKLRDGFHTLYRLPALRALTLSAALTNAGAMVGNTVLPVFLLRDLDIAPAVFAGLGIISAIGAILGAGLAPRLSAKFGLKSLRSAAAILSVPAVAMAIACQQLPGSELIWLSAQSAGWSFLVSVSSVAGAEVLPRSVSPQELAAVGSAQRTITLGIMPIVALLGGGLAILTGPVPLLFAWAGLAGAAALPIMRTQSLTTFR; translated from the coding sequence ATGCACGATCCACCCGCCGTAGCCGAGCAAACTTCCTCGACGCTTCCGCGGTCCTTCACTTTTTTGTTGGCCACCAGCGCTGCCGAGGGATTTGGGGATGTGCTCGCTCGCACGCTGTTGCCGATCCTCGCGGTCACCGTCCTGGGATTCGGAACCGGATTTGTCGGTGTGCTCAATTCCATCGGGTTAGCCGCATTCCTGCTTCTCGGTATGCCGATCGGCATGTTCATCGAACGCCGACAAAACCGACGCCACGTCATGGGAACTGCCAGCCTGACGAGGTGTCTGGCCCTGCTCGGGCTCACGCTTGCGTACTATCAAGGTTGGCTATCTGGCGCCGTGCTGATTAGTGTCGCGGTAGTCCTCGGTCTTGCCGATGTCTCGTTCACGACCGCACAAAGCACCATTATCCCGAGGATCGCGCCAGACAATCGGCTGAAGACCGCGTATTCCCGGCTCACTATCGTCAACCAATCGGCCTCCACCGTTGCCGCGGCAACGGGGAGCCTCATGCTGGGATTGCTCGGTGTGCCGGGCATGATGTGGGCGTCGGTATGTTCCTATGCGGGATCACTCTTGTTCCAACGAGGAATAAGGATCGACCGAGAACATCCCGCGCGCGGACCGTCCAACCGTGCCAAGGGGAAACTTCGCGACGGCTTCCATACCTTGTATCGCCTTCCTGCTCTACGAGCACTGACGCTATCCGCAGCACTGACAAACGCCGGAGCCATGGTAGGCAACACCGTCTTGCCGGTCTTCCTGCTGCGTGATCTCGACATTGCCCCGGCCGTTTTCGCCGGGCTAGGAATCATCTCGGCAATCGGCGCCATTCTTGGCGCGGGACTCGCTCCGCGACTTTCCGCTAAATTCGGGCTCAAGTCCCTGCGCAGTGCAGCGGCAATCCTCTCGGTACCAGCGGTGGCCATGGCCATCGCCTGTCAACAACTGCCGGGATCCGAGCTGATCTGGCTCTCGGCCCAATCCGCGGGCTGGAGCTTCCTGGTGTCGGTATCCTCCGTCGCCGGGGCAGAGGTCCTTCCACGTAGTGTTTCGCCGCAGGAACTGGCGGCCGTGGGATCGGCCCAACGGACCATCACGCTAGGCATTATGCCCATCGTTGCGCTACTCGGCGGAGGCCTCGCGATACTTACCGGGCCGGTGCCACTGCTCTTTGCCTGGGCAGGACTTGCCGGTGCCGCAGCACTCCCGATCATGCGGACTCAGTCGCTCACAACATTCCGCTAG
- a CDS encoding ClpX C4-type zinc finger protein: protein MCSFCLRPREQTGVLVGAPAVGICRPCAEAALVLLAQAATEIQPIPRAPWDRYNDAELLQQLPRVAKARDDIEIHLRNWVTAARERKLSWASIGESLGMSRQSAWERFRQTDTVPNAEGSP from the coding sequence ATGTGTTCGTTCTGCCTTCGACCGCGTGAGCAAACTGGCGTTTTAGTAGGGGCTCCGGCGGTGGGCATCTGTCGGCCCTGTGCGGAGGCAGCGCTCGTGCTTTTGGCACAGGCAGCAACCGAAATCCAGCCCATTCCGCGTGCTCCCTGGGACAGATATAACGACGCCGAACTCCTCCAGCAGCTTCCGCGCGTGGCGAAAGCACGTGATGACATTGAGATTCATCTACGTAACTGGGTCACTGCTGCCCGGGAACGCAAACTGAGCTGGGCAAGCATAGGTGAGTCTTTGGGAATGTCACGACAATCGGCGTGGGAACGATTCCGTCAGACGGATACTGTTCCCAATGCAGAGGGTTCACCGTAA
- a CDS encoding tetratricopeptide repeat protein: MELNDELDRIFALRDRDNMQPTIEALLPLYAAHPANSRVLYEVGGAYDTAGQEEAALEFYERALDSGLDGDLLRRCYLQYGSTLRNIGEHEMSREIFTRARKAFPESPSLRVFEAITLHGAGNPNEAVASLLELIADVVDSPDLERYKPAISANAAFIRSLGTSVDGGRS; encoded by the coding sequence ATGGAACTCAACGACGAGCTTGACAGGATTTTCGCCCTCCGAGACCGGGACAATATGCAGCCGACCATCGAGGCGTTACTCCCCCTCTATGCGGCCCATCCCGCTAATTCTCGGGTGCTCTACGAGGTAGGCGGGGCGTATGACACCGCCGGCCAAGAAGAAGCCGCGTTGGAATTTTATGAGCGCGCCCTTGACTCCGGCTTGGACGGTGACCTGCTGCGCCGCTGTTATCTCCAATATGGTTCAACCTTGCGGAACATTGGAGAACACGAAATGTCTCGGGAAATCTTCACCAGGGCGCGCAAGGCTTTTCCAGAATCCCCCTCGTTGAGGGTTTTCGAGGCCATCACTCTCCATGGCGCCGGTAACCCAAATGAAGCCGTTGCTTCGCTGCTAGAGCTGATAGCCGACGTCGTCGACTCTCCGGATCTGGAGCGATACAAGCCGGCCATCAGCGCCAATGCCGCCTTTATCCGGTCGTTGGGTACGTCGGTGGATGGTGGAAGGTCATAG
- a CDS encoding DinB family protein, with translation MSDQNAIPPESKDWSIVTELGCTECGYSPHPRQDTASRLRGTALAWRAILENPNATKRTMPQRWSPLEYAAHVRDMCRLAGERVELMLTQNAPTFSNWDQDEQSVINDYFNAERLLIAADLDRELEFAARVFDGVPASSWDREGLRGDGKLFTVESFASFVLHEVEHHLLDANQGVLQAV, from the coding sequence GTGAGCGATCAGAATGCGATTCCCCCAGAGTCAAAAGACTGGTCCATCGTGACCGAACTAGGTTGCACGGAATGTGGCTATTCACCTCATCCACGACAAGATACCGCGAGCCGCCTTCGCGGTACCGCGCTGGCTTGGCGGGCAATACTCGAAAATCCAAATGCCACCAAGCGAACGATGCCTCAGCGGTGGTCGCCGCTTGAATATGCGGCTCACGTCCGCGACATGTGCAGGCTCGCGGGCGAACGTGTAGAACTCATGCTGACGCAAAACGCTCCCACCTTTTCCAACTGGGATCAAGACGAGCAGTCCGTTATCAACGACTATTTCAACGCCGAGCGTCTTTTGATCGCCGCGGATCTCGATCGTGAGTTGGAATTTGCTGCTCGTGTTTTCGATGGGGTTCCGGCCAGCAGCTGGGATCGTGAAGGGCTTCGCGGTGATGGAAAATTATTTACGGTGGAGTCCTTTGCATCTTTTGTCCTCCATGAGGTCGAACACCACCTTCTAGACGCCAACCAGGGTGTACTCCAAGCCGTCTAG
- a CDS encoding phosphoribosyl-ATP diphosphatase, giving the protein MKTFDTLFEELSAKAKARPEGSRTITELDSGVHGIGKKVVEEAAEVWMAAEYESDEATSEEISQLLYHLQVMMIAKGLTLQDVYKHL; this is encoded by the coding sequence GTGAAAACTTTTGACACTCTCTTCGAGGAGCTCTCCGCGAAGGCCAAGGCCCGCCCCGAAGGTTCGCGTACCATCACCGAACTGGATTCCGGCGTTCATGGCATCGGCAAGAAGGTCGTGGAGGAAGCCGCCGAAGTTTGGATGGCTGCCGAATACGAATCCGACGAGGCTACCTCCGAAGAAATCTCCCAGCTGCTCTACCACCTCCAGGTGATGATGATCGCCAAAGGTCTGACTCTGCAGGACGTTTACAAGCATCTCTAG
- the hisG gene encoding ATP phosphoribosyltransferase, with protein MLRVALPNKGALSEIASTMLLEAGYVQRRDSRELVMVDPENEVEFFYLRPRDIAVYVGGGILDVGITGRDLYLDAEVNDHVDEVLPLGIGASTFRFAGPAGTFASAQELSGKRIATSYDALLRAYLATNNIDASVVRLDGAVESSVRLGVADAIADVVETGNTLKAAGMEVFGAPILKSEAVLIGRTGRTPAGLEVLKRRLMGVLVARRYVMLDYDVRKDLVEEATALTPGLESPTVSPLQDSDWVAVRAMVLKNQTNNIMDELYDLGARAILVSQIHACRI; from the coding sequence ATGTTGCGAGTAGCACTTCCCAATAAGGGAGCCCTGTCCGAAATCGCCTCGACCATGTTGTTGGAGGCCGGATACGTCCAGCGCCGCGACAGCCGTGAACTGGTCATGGTTGATCCCGAGAACGAGGTGGAGTTCTTCTATCTTCGCCCCCGGGACATCGCCGTTTATGTTGGCGGCGGCATCCTTGACGTCGGCATCACCGGTCGCGACCTGTACCTTGACGCCGAGGTTAACGATCACGTTGATGAAGTATTGCCGTTGGGCATCGGTGCCTCCACCTTCCGCTTTGCCGGACCCGCAGGAACCTTCGCCTCGGCGCAGGAACTCTCGGGCAAGCGCATCGCCACCAGCTATGACGCGCTGCTGCGTGCGTACCTGGCCACGAACAACATCGATGCCTCGGTAGTCCGCCTCGACGGCGCCGTGGAATCCTCGGTACGCCTCGGCGTGGCCGATGCCATCGCCGATGTGGTGGAAACCGGAAACACGCTGAAGGCAGCCGGCATGGAGGTCTTCGGAGCTCCCATCCTGAAGTCGGAAGCCGTACTCATTGGTCGCACCGGTCGCACCCCCGCCGGACTTGAGGTCCTCAAGCGCCGTCTGATGGGTGTGCTGGTGGCACGCCGCTACGTCATGCTCGACTACGACGTGCGCAAGGATCTGGTTGAAGAGGCCACCGCCTTGACTCCGGGTCTGGAATCACCGACCGTCTCTCCGCTGCAGGACTCGGATTGGGTCGCCGTGCGCGCCATGGTGCTCAAGAATCAGACCAACAACATCATGGACGAGCTCTACGACCTGGGCGCTCGCGCGATTTTGGTCAGCCAGATCCACGCCTGCCGCATCTAG
- the hisF gene encoding imidazole glycerol phosphate synthase subunit HisF, with translation MTVAIRVIPCLDVDAGRVVKGVNFEGLRDAGDPVELAKRYNAAGADEITFLDVTASSGNRETTYDVVAKTAEEIFIPLTVGGGVRAVEDVDRLLRAGADKASINTAAVDRPEVINEITQRFGSQVLVLSLDAKRTDDPNVASGFEVTTHGGRKGTGRCAVAWAKEAAERGVGEILLNSIDADGTKDGFDLEMIRAVRAAVSVPLIASGGAGGPEHFPPAIEAGANAVLAASIFHFGPDDMIKQVKDAIREAGFPVR, from the coding sequence ATGACCGTTGCGATCCGCGTGATCCCCTGCCTCGATGTTGATGCCGGACGAGTCGTTAAGGGTGTGAACTTCGAGGGTCTTCGGGACGCCGGTGACCCCGTGGAACTGGCCAAGCGTTACAACGCCGCCGGCGCCGATGAAATCACCTTCCTGGATGTCACGGCATCATCGGGCAACCGCGAGACCACCTACGACGTGGTCGCCAAGACCGCCGAGGAAATTTTCATCCCGCTCACCGTTGGCGGCGGTGTGCGTGCCGTAGAAGACGTGGATCGTCTGCTGCGTGCCGGAGCGGATAAGGCCTCCATTAACACCGCGGCCGTTGATCGCCCCGAGGTGATCAACGAAATCACACAACGTTTCGGCTCACAGGTACTCGTGCTCTCCCTGGATGCCAAGCGCACCGATGACCCCAACGTCGCGTCCGGTTTTGAAGTCACCACCCATGGTGGACGTAAGGGCACCGGCCGTTGCGCCGTGGCCTGGGCCAAGGAAGCGGCGGAGCGCGGTGTGGGAGAAATTCTGCTGAACTCCATCGACGCCGACGGCACGAAAGACGGTTTTGATCTGGAAATGATCCGCGCCGTCCGTGCCGCAGTGAGCGTGCCCTTGATCGCCTCGGGAGGTGCCGGTGGACCAGAGCACTTCCCGCCGGCCATCGAAGCGGGCGCCAACGCCGTCCTGGCTGCCTCAATTTTCCACTTCGGCCCCGATGACATGATCAAGCAGGTCAAGGACGCCATCCGTGAAGCCGGTTTCCCGGTTCGCTAA